The genomic stretch GCCCCCACGTGCCAGATCGTGCGAATCAAATCGAACCGGAATCGGTGGGAGCAGCGAAGCATGGGCCGGCAGTGCGTGAGTAGGTACAGACATCCGGTTGCTTCCGCGATGCCGACCGCAATGGCCGCGCCATTGATGCCCAATGCCGGCAGCCCCCAATGGCCATAAATGAGGGGAATCGCGATGGCAATGTGGAGCAGGTTGACCACGATCATCGCGTACATCGGTGTTTTGGTGTCGCCCGTGCCTTGCAGGATCGAGGAGAGTACCTGCAGCAGGATCGTAAATGGAATGAGCAGGAAGATCAGGTTCGAGTAGGGGAGTGCGAGGTGAATCACGTCTGCTTGCGCCCCAAGCACATCCATCGCCAGCCGATTCACCAGAAGGCCCAGGCTCAAGAGGCCGAGCGAAATGAGGATGGACAGTCCGAGGAAATGACGCGTCGCCTGTCCCGCATCCTCGTGCCGGCGGGCGCCCCACAATTGCGCCACGATGACATTGGATCCGACCGAGAGCCCTGATACCAAGGTTGTGGCGATAAAGGCCAGCAGCTGGCCCAGGCCGACAGCCGCAATCGGGACGGCCCCTAATCCTCCGACCAGGAAGACGGCGACAATGCCTTCAGCTCGTTGCAGCAGACTGCTGACGGTCACGGGAAGCGCCAGCGTGAGGACCGAGCGTCTGATTTGGGCGATGCCATTTGCCATGCGGCGTCATCCTAACAGAACCAGGTCCGCTTCGTGGAACATCTCGCTCGCCGGACGGGACTGGACAAGGCCCATCGCGCTTCGGTAGCCTGCAGAAGCCTATGTTGATCTCACCCGAGCCTGCCGCGCGCTCCGCGTATCGGCTGTCCAAATCGCGATATTTGTCGGGCTTGCAATGTCATAAGCGTCTGTACCTGGAAGTGCATGCTCCGGGGTTGGCGACCCAGCCGGATGCCGCCACTCAGGCGATTCTGGATATGGGGACGGATCTCGGTGAACTCGCCCGTCAACGTTTTCCCGGAGGGCGGCTCGTCACGGCCGGCTACCGACAATCCCAAGAAGCCCTGGCGCAAACGGCGGAGTTCCTCCAGGATCCGACCCTATCGGCAATCTTTGAAGGCGCGTTTCAGTTTAACCAGGTGCTGGTCCGTGTGGATGTCCTGCAACGTGTCGGGGTGAATGAGCTGGGGCAACCGACCTGGCGGCTCGTCGAGGTGAAGTCTTCCACCAAGGTGAAGGCCACCCATGTCGACGATCTGACGATCCAGAGCTATGTCCTCGAGGGACTCGGACTGGTGCTGGCGGATATTTGCCTGATGCACGTGAATACGCAGTACGTATTCGACGGGCAGCATATCGATCTCGACCAGCTGTTCGGTATCCGTTCATTGACCGAGACTGTGCGGCCACGATTGCCCGAAGTCAGTGCGCGACTCGCGGCTATGCAGACCATGCTGGAAGCCATGTCGGCCCCGGGCATTACGCCCGATGAACATTGTCAAAGCCCGTACGAGTGTCCCTTCTGGAACCATTGCACCGAACACAAACCGGCTCGCTGGATCTATCATTTGCCGGGGAGCAGCAAGACGGTCGTCCAGCTCCGTGAGTTAGGCGTGGAGACGATCGACGAAATTCCCGATCATGTTGCACTCACCCCCGTGCAACGGCGGGTCAAAGAGAACCGGGAATGGATCGGAGAGGGCCTGCGGTCGGCCCTGGAGACGGTCGTCCATCCCGTGCATCATCTGGATTTTGAAACCTTCATGCCGGCAGTGCCGAAATTTCTGGATACGAGACCCTACCAAGTCATTCCGACTCAATGGTCCAATCACATCGAGCAGCATGACGGTACGCTGATGCATGCCGAGTTCCTGTGCCGGGACGAGCGGGATCCCAGGGAGGAATTGGCCATCACATTATTGGAATCGCTCGGACAGACGGGCAGCATCTGCGTCTATTCGAGTTATGAACGGTCGGTCATCGAGCGGCTGGCGGAGGATTTCCCGTCGTTACGCAAAGATTTGAAACGGGTGGTGGCCAGGTTGTGGGATCTGCATGTGATCATCCGTGATCATTATTATCATCCGGCCTTCGAGGGCAGTTACTCGATCAAAACCGTCTTGCCGGCCGTGGTGCCGTCTCTGAGTTATGACGACCTGGCGATTCGGGATGGGGGCGTGGCGGCTTGTGAGTACAGCCGGATGATTTTTACCGTGACGGACTGGATCGAGAAGGCTCAGATTCAGGAGGCGCTGCTGCGATATTGTGAACGTGACACCCTGGCCATGGTCGAGTTACGGAGGGAATTGAAGCGTCGAGCCGGTTAGTGCCTGCCCCGCGTGCGAATCCATTTCACCATCTGCAGACAGGTTGATCCGAGTTTTTCATCCGCCATCAGTGCGATTCCACCCAAGGCCAACAGCGTCATCACCAGCGCCGAGTCGGTTTGTTCGAACATGTTGCCCTCCTGTGTGGACCAGAGACTACCCTGGCCGGACGGAGGCGAACAGACCACTAGAGGAAGGGGGAGGCACGATCTTCGGTAGGTGCGGCGGTTGGAAGCAGCGATTTCTCTACCATGCGTAGGCATGCGAAAACGTAAGAATTTGCCGCCAAGCCGCCTTGAAAACGGGTTCCAGGGGCGCCACTTCTGGATGGCGGAGAAGGTGGGCATTCGAAGTCGCGCCTGCGCGCTCCCACTGAGGGGGCCTGCCCCCTCGTGTCTCCCCACGCAGGGGAGTGTCTCCCCTGCGATCCCCCTCGTTCGAATCCCACCGCATCAGTTCACGATGGCGATTCGACTCGCACATTTTGCCAATCTTACATGCACTTCTAGATGGCGGAGAGGGTGGGATTCGAACCCACGGTCCCTTTCAGGACAACGGTTTTCGAGACCGTCCGATTCGGCCGCTCTCGCACCTCTCCGCGCAAGGCCAGGCAAAGACCCGCAGCTTACCGTGGACGTCTGTGAGATTCAAATGAAATCATGAGGTTGAGAGGAATTTCTTTCACCCTTACGGAAAACCGTGAATTGAAGGGAAACGTGATTCCATTTTGTGGTGACACCATGAGGCCATAGACGGACCTGGCAGCGGACAGCCGGCTGGAAACCATCGTCAGACTTATGATTTTCGAGAGGGCATCCGAATAAGTCTACGCAGGTGTCCCGCATACGCCTCCTGCGCCCACTGGGGTTGAGCATTCTGTGGTCAGACATCCACCGGTCACCATTCCAGCCGGCGATACCATTCTTGATGTGCTGCGTCGGCGGGCTGAGCACCAGCCTGAGCAGGCCGCGTACGTCTACCTGCGTGACGGACTGAACGCCGACACGGTGTTGACGTATCGAGACCTGGTCTCCCGTGCTCAGTCGATCGCCGGCTATCTGCAAACCCGGTTTTCCCTGGGGGAGCGACTCCTCC from Nitrospira sp. encodes the following:
- a CDS encoding MATE family efflux transporter, whose amino-acid sequence is MANGIAQIRRSVLTLALPVTVSSLLQRAEGIVAVFLVGGLGAVPIAAVGLGQLLAFIATTLVSGLSVGSNVIVAQLWGARRHEDAGQATRHFLGLSILISLGLLSLGLLVNRLAMDVLGAQADVIHLALPYSNLIFLLIPFTILLQVLSSILQGTGDTKTPMYAMIVVNLLHIAIAIPLIYGHWGLPALGINGAAIAVGIAEATGCLYLLTHCRPMLRCSHRFRFDLIRTIWHVGAPVSGERVVQQAGILLYTKIVLMYGTVAYAAHQVGLSIESLSFLPGYGFAIAAATMVGQSIGAGKYTRAKLETWEANRLAVYMMSAMGVVFFLFPYALLRAFTSDEAVIELGTLFLKIVALLQIPLAFTMVVAGSLRGAGDTRFVMIATMIGMWGVRIPLAIMAGYWLSMGVFYVWLAMIADWTLRMALMLWRHRSERWRSIQVLRSSPT
- a CDS encoding DUF2779 domain-containing protein; translation: MLISPEPAARSAYRLSKSRYLSGLQCHKRLYLEVHAPGLATQPDAATQAILDMGTDLGELARQRFPGGRLVTAGYRQSQEALAQTAEFLQDPTLSAIFEGAFQFNQVLVRVDVLQRVGVNELGQPTWRLVEVKSSTKVKATHVDDLTIQSYVLEGLGLVLADICLMHVNTQYVFDGQHIDLDQLFGIRSLTETVRPRLPEVSARLAAMQTMLEAMSAPGITPDEHCQSPYECPFWNHCTEHKPARWIYHLPGSSKTVVQLRELGVETIDEIPDHVALTPVQRRVKENREWIGEGLRSALETVVHPVHHLDFETFMPAVPKFLDTRPYQVIPTQWSNHIEQHDGTLMHAEFLCRDERDPREELAITLLESLGQTGSICVYSSYERSVIERLAEDFPSLRKDLKRVVARLWDLHVIIRDHYYHPAFEGSYSIKTVLPAVVPSLSYDDLAIRDGGVAACEYSRMIFTVTDWIEKAQIQEALLRYCERDTLAMVELRRELKRRAG